One segment of Candidatus Fusobacterium pullicola DNA contains the following:
- a CDS encoding MATE family efflux transporter codes for MKLSNDLGKDSILSLVFKLAIPAMLSQLVNLLYSIVDRMYIGNIPEIGAIALAGVGVCGPIVTFLASFGTLIGLGGSINMSIQMGAKNDEKAKQILANSFLALSLIGIVLTIIFLLLKDSLIMLFGASEISFPYANTYLTIYTLGSFFAIMAIGLNFFITCQGFAMIGMFTVIIGAITNIVLDTIFIFVLNMGVAGAAWATVIAQFLSFLFAFLFLRSKKIPIPITFGNYSKKIMVDIITFGFSPFFILATDSFILIILNMMLQRYGGAIEGDLLISSATIIQSYLLLITGPLIGLTGGTQPILSYNYGARKIHRVRKAEKYIVTFALFLTSTMFFSTSFLAPYFIRFFTENIPLSEVSLWGIKVSVLAVIPLSFQYCFVDGFTAVGRIKTAFSLSVFRKFIYMVSAYLLPLFFTARFAFYAQPVADLMGSIVSTTIFYFIFNKHLKRRILK; via the coding sequence ATGAAATTATCAAATGATTTGGGAAAAGATTCTATACTGAGTCTAGTTTTTAAATTGGCTATCCCAGCTATGCTATCACAGTTAGTTAACCTACTTTACAGTATAGTGGATAGAATGTATATTGGAAATATTCCAGAAATAGGAGCTATTGCTCTAGCTGGTGTTGGAGTTTGTGGACCTATCGTTACTTTTTTAGCCTCTTTTGGTACTTTGATTGGATTGGGAGGTTCTATCAATATGTCCATACAGATGGGGGCTAAAAATGATGAAAAAGCTAAACAGATTTTAGCTAATAGCTTTTTAGCCTTATCTCTTATTGGCATTGTACTTACAATTATTTTCTTACTTTTAAAAGATAGTTTAATTATGTTGTTTGGAGCTAGTGAGATCTCTTTTCCATATGCTAATACCTATCTTACTATCTATACGTTAGGAAGTTTCTTTGCTATTATGGCTATTGGATTAAATTTCTTTATAACTTGCCAAGGCTTTGCTATGATTGGAATGTTTACTGTTATAATCGGAGCTATTACTAATATTGTTCTAGATACAATATTTATATTTGTACTTAATATGGGAGTAGCTGGAGCAGCTTGGGCTACAGTTATTGCTCAGTTTCTTTCATTCTTATTTGCTTTTTTATTTCTAAGAAGTAAGAAGATACCTATCCCTATTACTTTTGGAAATTATTCTAAAAAAATTATGGTAGATATTATTACATTTGGTTTTTCTCCATTTTTTATTTTAGCTACAGATAGTTTTATTCTAATTATTTTAAATATGATGTTACAAAGATATGGTGGAGCTATTGAAGGAGATTTACTGATATCATCAGCTACTATTATTCAAAGTTATCTTTTACTTATAACAGGACCTCTTATTGGTTTAACTGGGGGTACACAACCAATTCTAAGTTATAACTATGGAGCAAGAAAAATTCATAGGGTTAGAAAAGCTGAAAAATATATTGTTACCTTTGCTCTTTTTTTAACTTCAACTATGTTTTTTTCAACAAGCTTTTTAGCTCCATATTTTATAAGGTTCTTTACTGAAAATATTCCTCTTTCAGAAGTTTCACTCTGGGGAATAAAAGTCAGTGTATTAGCTGTAATTCCTTTATCTTTTCAATACTGTTTTGTAGACGGATTCACAGCTGTTGGTAGAATAAAAACTGCTTTCTCTCTATCTGTATTTAGAAAGTTTATATATATGGTAAGTGCCTATCTTTTACCACTATTTTTTACAGCAAGATTTGCTTTTTATGCTCAACCAGTGGCTGATTTAATGGGTTCAATTGTTTCTACTACAATTTTTTATTTTATTTTCAATAAACATTTAAAAAGAAGAATTTTAAAATAA
- a CDS encoding glucose 1-dehydrogenase produces MSIKEKYDLTGKVAIITGAGDGIGKASALKLAEAGAIVVCSDLNEEKAKITAEESKKFGVDALGVKCNVLQEEDLNNLVDITVKTFGKVNILVNNAGGGGAGRESIESLTLEYITRTYTLNLFSGLILTKLCAPHMKADGYGSIVNISSMSANMVSHNMIIYGSSKAAVNQATKYAAYDLGPEIRVNAIGPGAIKTHALGTVLTPEIEAKMLAKTPLKRLGDVEDISMAVLYFASPASAWTSGQVIYVNGGGTQELD; encoded by the coding sequence ATGTCAATAAAAGAAAAATATGATTTAACAGGAAAAGTTGCCATCATCACTGGTGCTGGAGATGGGATTGGAAAGGCTAGTGCTTTAAAACTTGCTGAAGCTGGAGCAATAGTTGTGTGTAGTGATTTAAATGAAGAAAAAGCTAAGATAACAGCTGAAGAATCCAAAAAATTTGGTGTAGATGCTCTTGGAGTGAAATGTAATGTGTTACAAGAGGAAGATCTAAATAATCTTGTAGATATCACTGTAAAAACCTTTGGAAAAGTTAATATTTTAGTAAATAATGCTGGTGGTGGAGGTGCTGGACGTGAGTCCATCGAATCTCTTACTCTAGAATATATTACTAGAACTTATACTTTAAATCTTTTTAGTGGACTTATCTTAACAAAACTTTGTGCTCCCCATATGAAAGCTGATGGTTATGGTTCTATAGTAAATATTAGTTCTATGTCTGCTAATATGGTAAGCCATAATATGATTATATATGGTAGTTCAAAAGCTGCTGTTAACCAAGCTACTAAATATGCTGCTTATGATTTAGGGCCTGAGATTAGAGTTAATGCTATTGGACCAGGAGCTATTAAAACACACGCTCTAGGAACTGTTCTTACTCCAGAGATAGAAGCTAAGATGCTAGCTAAAACACCTTTAAAAAGACTTGGAGATGTAGAAGATATCTCTATGGCTGTATTATATTTTGCTAGTCCTGCCTCAGCTTGGACAAGTGGACAAGTTATCTATGTCAATGGTGGAGGAACTCAAGAACTAGATTAA
- a CDS encoding chorismate mutase yields the protein MNKLEKARENINRIDREIAKLFEERMREVEDVISYKVENNLEILDSGREKEVIERNSKLLKNEKLKEYYVDFLENMMRISKEYQKDILLKK from the coding sequence ATGAATAAATTAGAGAAAGCTAGAGAAAATATAAACAGAATAGATAGAGAGATAGCTAAGTTATTTGAAGAGAGAATGAGAGAAGTAGAAGATGTAATTTCTTATAAGGTGGAAAATAATTTAGAGATTTTAGATAGTGGAAGAGAGAAAGAGGTAATAGAAAGAAATTCTAAACTATTAAAGAATGAAAAGTTAAAAGAATATTATGTAGATTTTTTAGAAAATATGATGAGAATATCTAAAGAATATCAAAAAGATATTTTATTAAAGAAATAA
- a CDS encoding carbon starvation protein A → MKGVTILLATIFCFFVAYVTYGSWLAKQWDIDPKRKTPSHEFEDGIDYIPAKAPVLLGHHFASIAGAGPINGPIQAAVFGWVPVLLWIVLGGIFFGAVQDFSAIVVSIRHKGKSLGEVIEENIGHRCKLLFTIFSWLVLLLVVAAFSDIVALTFQGYAINPDGTKIMYPANGSVATASMLFIPLSIAFGFLVYRKNAPLAVSSIAGVVLLAICIAVGLKYPIYFSKNFWLGVVFFYIFIASVTPVWILLQPRDYLNSFLLYFMIVAAVIGIFGTNPTINLPAFTGWTSNFNGQVMFPYLFITVACGAISGFHSLIASGTTSKQLDSEKDAKLIGYGSMLIECVLAVIALIAVGALFSNGKMPQGTPAVVFASAISGFFRKLGMGEVAVNTTFTVISLAISAFALTSLDTATRLGRFLFQELFITKNKEKENKLQKCLGNMYVGTFITVGIGAILCLGGYQNIWPLFGACNQLVAVPCFLGVSVWLAKKGKKNFMLLIPMFFMLFATMSSLLISFKTNLLLLLNGEGKIAVQGLQVVVSLPIFILALVLVVEGMKILWEHRKKVSATA, encoded by the coding sequence ATGAAAGGAGTTACAATTTTATTAGCAACAATTTTTTGCTTTTTTGTTGCATATGTTACTTATGGTTCGTGGCTTGCAAAGCAATGGGATATTGACCCTAAAAGAAAAACTCCATCACATGAATTTGAAGATGGAATAGATTATATTCCAGCTAAAGCACCTGTTCTTTTGGGACATCATTTTGCTTCTATTGCAGGAGCTGGTCCAATAAATGGACCTATTCAAGCTGCTGTATTTGGTTGGGTACCTGTACTATTATGGATTGTATTGGGAGGAATATTTTTTGGAGCTGTTCAAGATTTTTCAGCTATTGTAGTTTCAATTAGACATAAGGGAAAATCTTTAGGTGAGGTAATAGAAGAAAATATTGGACATAGATGTAAACTATTATTTACAATTTTTTCTTGGCTAGTTTTACTTTTAGTAGTAGCAGCTTTTTCTGATATAGTAGCTTTAACTTTCCAAGGATATGCAATTAATCCTGATGGAACAAAAATTATGTATCCAGCTAATGGTTCAGTTGCTACAGCTTCAATGTTATTTATTCCATTATCTATAGCTTTTGGTTTTCTTGTATATAGAAAAAATGCACCACTAGCAGTTTCATCTATAGCTGGAGTGGTATTGTTAGCTATATGTATCGCTGTAGGATTAAAATATCCTATATATTTTAGTAAAAATTTTTGGCTTGGTGTAGTTTTTTTTTATATCTTTATAGCTTCAGTTACTCCAGTATGGATTTTATTACAACCAAGAGATTATTTAAATAGTTTTTTACTATATTTTATGATTGTGGCTGCTGTAATTGGAATTTTTGGAACAAATCCTACTATTAATTTACCAGCATTTACAGGGTGGACAAGTAATTTTAATGGGCAAGTTATGTTTCCATATCTTTTTATTACAGTTGCTTGTGGAGCAATCTCTGGTTTCCATAGTTTAATCGCTTCTGGAACAACATCAAAACAATTAGATAGTGAAAAAGATGCAAAGTTAATTGGTTATGGGTCAATGTTGATAGAGTGTGTATTAGCTGTTATTGCTCTTATTGCGGTTGGAGCTCTTTTTTCAAATGGAAAGATGCCTCAAGGGACTCCAGCAGTGGTTTTTGCTTCAGCAATCTCTGGTTTTTTTAGAAAACTAGGTATGGGGGAAGTAGCAGTAAATACGACGTTTACAGTAATCTCTCTTGCTATTTCAGCTTTTGCTTTAACATCTTTAGACACAGCAACTAGATTAGGAAGATTTCTATTTCAAGAGTTGTTTATAACGAAGAATAAAGAAAAAGAGAATAAATTACAAAAATGTTTAGGAAATATGTATGTTGGAACTTTTATTACAGTTGGAATTGGAGCTATTTTATGTTTAGGAGGATACCAAAATATATGGCCATTATTTGGAGCATGTAATCAACTAGTAGCAGTTCCATGTTTCTTAGGAGTATCAGTTTGGCTAGCTAAGAAAGGAAAGAAAAATTTTATGTTATTAATTCCAATGTTCTTTATGTTATTTGCAACGATGAGTTCACTTCTAATATCGTTTAAAACAAATCTTCTTCTTCTTTTAAATGGAGAGGGAAAAATAGCCGTTCAAGGGCTTCAAGTGGTTGTATCATTACCTATTTTTATTTTGGCTCTTGTTTTAGTTGTAGAAGGTATGAAAATTCTGTGGGAGCATAGAAAAAAAGTTAGTGCAACAGCTTAG
- a CDS encoding branched-chain amino acid aminotransferase, translating into MKVTFEKLEILKEKPDEKNLGFGKYFTDYMFVMDYTEDKGWHNKKIVPFGPISLNPATMVLHYAQETFEGLKAYRTEDGRILLFRPEMNARRMIKSNERLCMAAVPEELFVDAVKRIVACEKDWVPHLEGTSLYIRPFMFATEVAVGVHPAKSYKFVVILSPVGNYYPEGVNPVKIYVEDEYVRATKGGTGFTKCGGNYAASIIAQEKAQKLGYTQVLWLDGVERKYVEEVGTMNAMFIVDNEIYTAPIDGTVLPGITRDSCIELLKSWGYKVHEEHFTIDFLMEAAREGRLQEAFGTGTAAVISPIGELFYKGEKQVINNFKTGSVTQKLYDTLTGIQYGKLEDKYGWTVEVV; encoded by the coding sequence ATGAAAGTGACATTTGAAAAGTTAGAAATTTTAAAGGAAAAACCAGATGAAAAAAATTTGGGATTTGGAAAATACTTTACGGATTATATGTTTGTAATGGATTATACTGAAGATAAAGGTTGGCATAATAAAAAAATTGTTCCTTTTGGACCAATTTCATTGAATCCAGCAACTATGGTATTACACTATGCTCAAGAAACTTTTGAGGGATTAAAAGCTTATAGAACAGAAGATGGAAGAATTCTTCTATTTAGACCAGAGATGAATGCAAGAAGAATGATAAAGTCAAATGAAAGACTTTGTATGGCAGCTGTTCCTGAGGAGCTTTTTGTAGATGCTGTTAAAAGGATTGTAGCTTGTGAGAAAGATTGGGTACCTCATCTTGAAGGAACTTCACTATATATTCGTCCATTCATGTTTGCTACAGAGGTAGCAGTAGGAGTTCATCCAGCTAAATCATATAAATTTGTAGTTATCTTATCTCCAGTTGGAAATTATTATCCAGAGGGTGTAAATCCAGTAAAAATTTATGTTGAAGATGAATATGTAAGAGCTACAAAGGGAGGAACTGGTTTTACAAAATGTGGTGGAAACTATGCTGCTAGTATAATAGCTCAAGAAAAGGCACAAAAATTAGGTTATACTCAAGTCCTTTGGTTAGATGGAGTAGAGAGAAAATATGTTGAAGAAGTTGGAACTATGAATGCTATGTTTATAGTAGATAATGAAATTTATACAGCTCCTATAGATGGAACTGTACTTCCAGGAATTACTCGTGATTCTTGTATAGAACTTTTAAAATCATGGGGATATAAAGTACATGAAGAACATTTTACAATTGATTTCTTAATGGAAGCGGCTAGAGAAGGAAGATTACAAGAGGCTTTTGGAACAGGAACGGCAGCAGTAATTTCACCGATAGGAGAGTTATTCTATAAGGGAGAAAAACAAGTTATAAATAACTTTAAAACAGGAAGTGTAACACAAAAATTATATGATACATTAACTGGAATTCAATATGGAAAATTAGAAGACAAATATGGGTGGACAGTTGAAGTAGTATAA
- the argS gene encoding arginine--tRNA ligase: protein MHIIDKEIAKIFEETVAKLYGDKELKKIEISVATNEKFGDFQTNFAMMNSKIIGNNPRAIAQEIVDNLVENNVIEKLEIAGPGFINIFLKSEYLGELLKKSREEKYDFSFLNREGDVVIDFSSPNIAKRMHIGHLRSTIIGDSIARIYRYLGYHVVADNHIGDWGTQFGKLIIGYRRWLDREAYEANAIEELERVYVEFTRQAEEHPELEEEARLELKKLQDGDEENFALWKEFIRVSLDEYEKLYGRLDVHFDTYYGESFYHDMMQGVIEELVEKKIAVEDDGAKVVFFPEEDNLFPCIVQKKDGAFLYSTSDIATVKFRKDNYNINKIIYLTDERQQDHFKQFFKITDMLGWDVPKHHIWFGIMRFADGVFSTRKGNVIRLEQLMDEGKKRAYDIVNEKNPELSEEEKENISEVVGIGAIKYADLSQNRQSPIIFEWDKILSFEGNTAPYLQYSYARIQSILRKAESEGKAIDYTKSILVKTSQERALANHIAAFPMAVIKASETFKPNVIADYLFELAKKFNSFYNSCPILNQDDETLFSRGLLAKVAGETIKDGLDLLGIKTLERM from the coding sequence ATGCATATTATAGATAAAGAGATAGCTAAAATTTTTGAAGAAACAGTTGCTAAACTGTATGGTGATAAAGAGTTAAAAAAGATAGAGATATCAGTAGCTACAAATGAAAAGTTTGGAGATTTTCAAACTAACTTTGCTATGATGAACTCTAAAATAATAGGAAATAATCCAAGAGCAATAGCTCAAGAGATAGTAGATAACTTAGTAGAAAATAATGTTATAGAGAAACTTGAGATAGCTGGACCAGGATTTATCAATATATTCTTAAAAAGTGAATATTTAGGAGAGTTATTGAAAAAATCAAGAGAGGAAAAATATGATTTTTCATTCTTAAATAGAGAGGGAGATGTAGTTATAGATTTCTCTTCTCCAAATATAGCTAAAAGAATGCATATAGGGCATCTACGTTCAACAATAATAGGAGACTCTATAGCTAGAATTTATAGATATCTAGGTTACCATGTAGTGGCAGATAACCATATAGGTGACTGGGGAACTCAATTTGGAAAGTTAATAATAGGATATAGAAGATGGCTAGATAGAGAGGCTTATGAAGCTAATGCTATTGAAGAATTAGAAAGAGTATATGTAGAGTTCACAAGACAAGCAGAGGAACATCCAGAACTTGAAGAAGAAGCAAGACTTGAACTTAAGAAGTTACAAGATGGAGATGAGGAAAACTTTGCTCTTTGGAAAGAGTTTATAAGAGTTTCTCTAGATGAGTATGAAAAACTTTATGGAAGATTAGATGTACACTTTGATACTTACTATGGAGAATCATTCTACCATGATATGATGCAAGGTGTTATTGAAGAGTTAGTAGAGAAGAAGATAGCAGTAGAAGATGATGGAGCAAAGGTAGTATTCTTCCCAGAAGAAGACAACCTATTCCCATGTATAGTACAAAAGAAAGATGGAGCTTTCCTATACTCTACATCTGATATAGCTACTGTAAAATTTAGAAAAGATAATTACAATATCAATAAGATAATCTATCTAACTGATGAGAGACAACAAGACCACTTTAAGCAGTTCTTTAAGATAACTGATATGTTAGGTTGGGATGTCCCTAAGCACCATATTTGGTTTGGAATAATGAGATTTGCTGATGGAGTATTCTCTACAAGAAAGGGAAATGTAATCAGATTAGAGCAACTTATGGATGAAGGTAAGAAGAGAGCTTACGATATAGTAAACGAGAAAAATCCTGAACTATCAGAAGAGGAAAAGGAAAATATCTCTGAAGTAGTGGGAATAGGAGCTATAAAGTATGCTGACCTATCTCAAAATAGACAAAGTCCAATAATATTTGAGTGGGATAAGATACTAAGTTTTGAAGGAAACACAGCTCCATATCTTCAATACTCTTATGCTAGAATACAATCTATCTTAAGAAAAGCTGAATCAGAAGGAAAAGCAATAGATTATACTAAGAGTATACTAGTAAAAACTAGCCAAGAGAGAGCTTTAGCTAATCATATAGCAGCTTTCCCAATGGCAGTTATAAAAGCTTCTGAAACATTTAAACCAAATGTAATAGCCGATTATCTATTTGAATTAGCTAAGAAATTCAATAGCTTCTATAACAGTTGTCCAATACTAAATCAAGATGATGAAACTCTATTCTCAAGAGGATTACTTGCTAAAGTAGCTGGAGAAACTATAAAAGATGGATTAGATTTACTAGGAATTAAAACATTAGAAAGAATGTAA
- the aspS gene encoding aspartate--tRNA ligase, translated as MIYRTHNLGELRKENIGQTVTLSGWVDTTRDLGGLTFVDLRDREGKTQVVFDIDVAPKDVVEQAQKLRNEAVIRVVGTVRERHSKNMNIPTGEIEVFATELTILNNCDVLPFQITGTEDNLNENIRLKYRYLDIRRPKMLNNLRMRHKMIMAIRNYMDKEGFIDVDTPLLNKSTPEGARDFLVPCRINPGTFYALPQSPQLFKQLLMIGGVERYFQIAKCFRDEDLRADRQFEFTQLDVEMSFVEMDDVMNTIEGLAKSVFTAITGETADYQFPRMPYAEAMARYGSDKPDVRFGVELKDLTEIAKTCGFKAFKDVAENGGLVKCITAPKAFEKFSRKVLGEYEEYAKRYFGAKGMAYIKIAEDGAITSPIAKFFSEDEMKAIIAKAEANPGDVILIIADKAKVVYGALGAMRLRIGKELDLINNDEFKFLWVVDFPMFTYDEEEGRYKAEHHPFTSIKAEDMEAFLAGETDSIRTNTYDMVLNGFEIGGGSIRIFNPEIQNKVFERLGLSYEEAREKFGFFVDAFKYGAPPHGGLAFGIDRWLMVMLKEASIREVIPFPKTNKGQCLMSEAPNIVDKEQLDELNIAVTYKEEEKTEE; from the coding sequence ATGATTTACAGGACTCATAATCTTGGTGAATTAAGAAAAGAAAATATCGGACAAACAGTTACACTATCTGGTTGGGTAGATACAACTAGAGACTTAGGAGGGTTAACTTTCGTCGATTTAAGAGATAGAGAGGGAAAAACTCAAGTAGTTTTTGATATAGATGTAGCTCCAAAAGATGTAGTAGAGCAAGCTCAAAAATTAAGAAATGAAGCAGTTATAAGAGTAGTTGGAACTGTAAGAGAGAGACATAGCAAAAATATGAATATCCCAACTGGAGAGATAGAAGTATTTGCTACTGAACTAACTATCTTAAATAATTGTGATGTATTACCATTCCAAATAACTGGAACTGAGGATAACTTAAATGAAAATATCAGATTAAAATATAGATATTTAGATATTAGAAGACCTAAGATGTTAAATAATCTTAGAATGAGACATAAGATGATAATGGCTATAAGAAACTACATGGATAAGGAAGGATTTATTGATGTGGATACTCCATTACTAAATAAATCTACTCCAGAGGGAGCAAGAGACTTCTTAGTTCCTTGTAGAATCAATCCAGGAACTTTCTATGCTTTACCTCAATCTCCACAACTATTCAAACAACTTTTAATGATAGGTGGAGTAGAGAGATATTTCCAAATAGCTAAATGTTTTAGAGATGAGGACTTAAGAGCAGATAGACAATTTGAATTCACTCAATTAGACGTTGAGATGTCATTCGTTGAGATGGATGATGTAATGAATACAATTGAAGGTCTAGCTAAGAGTGTATTTACAGCTATAACAGGAGAAACAGCTGATTACCAATTCCCAAGAATGCCTTATGCTGAAGCTATGGCAAGATATGGTTCTGACAAACCAGATGTAAGATTTGGTGTAGAGTTAAAGGACTTAACAGAGATAGCTAAAACTTGTGGATTTAAAGCTTTCAAAGATGTAGCTGAAAATGGTGGGTTAGTAAAATGTATAACAGCTCCAAAGGCTTTTGAGAAATTCTCAAGAAAAGTTTTAGGAGAGTATGAAGAGTATGCTAAGAGATACTTTGGTGCAAAGGGAATGGCATATATAAAGATAGCTGAAGATGGAGCTATAACTTCTCCAATAGCTAAATTCTTCTCAGAAGATGAGATGAAAGCTATAATAGCTAAGGCTGAAGCAAATCCAGGAGATGTAATCTTAATAATAGCTGATAAGGCAAAAGTAGTATATGGAGCTTTAGGAGCTATGAGACTTAGAATAGGAAAAGAGTTAGACTTAATCAATAACGATGAATTTAAATTCCTATGGGTAGTAGATTTCCCAATGTTTACTTATGATGAAGAGGAAGGAAGATACAAGGCTGAACACCACCCATTCACTTCTATCAAGGCAGAGGATATGGAAGCTTTCTTAGCTGGAGAAACAGATAGTATCAGAACTAATACTTATGACATGGTATTAAATGGATTTGAAATTGGAGGAGGTTCAATAAGAATCTTCAATCCAGAAATCCAAAATAAAGTATTTGAAAGATTAGGATTATCTTATGAGGAAGCTAGAGAGAAATTTGGATTCTTCGTAGATGCATTTAAATATGGAGCACCACCTCATGGAGGGCTTGCTTTTGGAATAGATAGATGGCTAATGGTAATGTTAAAAGAAGCGTCTATAAGAGAGGTTATTCCTTTCCCTAAAACAAATAAAGGTCAATGTTTAATGTCAGAAGCACCTAATATTGTTGACAAAGAGCAATTAGATGAGTTAAATATTGCTGTAACTTATAAAGAAGAGGAAAAAACAGAGGAATAA
- the hisS gene encoding histidine--tRNA ligase → MKLIKAARGTKDIFGEDAVKYTYISKMAQEIFESYGYTFIKTPIFEETDLFKRGIGEGTDVVEKEMYTFKDRGDRSLTLRPENTASVVRSYLENAIYGKEDVTKYYYNGSMFRYERPQAGRQREFNQIGVEVLGESSPILDAEVIAMSYSLLEKLGITDLEVHINSVGTNASRTKYREMLLNFLEPMKEELCEDCRMRMEKNPLRVLDCKVDKCKELTKDAPSIIDSLNDEERAHYETVKRYLDIFGVKYVEDSRLVRGLDYYSSTVYEIVTNKLGAQGTVLGGGRYDNLLKQLGDKDIPAVGFAAGVERMMMLLEDYPKNNPDVYVAWLGEATQEFGLKVAKVLRDNGIKTFVDFNSKGMKSHMKKADKLAVNYCIIIGEDEMNKDVVVLKDFNARTQEEMSLEKAIEIIKK, encoded by the coding sequence ATGAAACTTATAAAAGCTGCTAGAGGAACAAAGGATATTTTTGGAGAAGACGCAGTAAAATATACATATATCTCAAAAATGGCTCAAGAGATATTTGAGAGTTATGGATATACATTTATAAAGACTCCAATATTTGAAGAGACTGACCTATTCAAAAGAGGAATTGGAGAGGGAACAGATGTAGTAGAGAAGGAGATGTACACTTTTAAGGATAGAGGAGATAGAAGTTTGACTTTAAGACCAGAGAATACAGCTTCTGTTGTTAGATCATACCTAGAAAATGCTATCTATGGAAAAGAGGACGTTACTAAATACTACTACAATGGTTCAATGTTTAGATATGAGAGACCTCAAGCTGGAAGACAAAGAGAGTTTAACCAAATAGGTGTTGAGGTTTTAGGAGAGAGCTCACCTATATTAGATGCTGAAGTTATAGCAATGAGTTACTCTCTATTAGAAAAATTAGGAATTACAGATTTAGAAGTACACATAAATTCTGTAGGAACTAATGCTTCTCGTACTAAGTATAGAGAGATGCTACTGAACTTTTTAGAACCAATGAAAGAGGAACTTTGTGAAGATTGTAGAATGAGAATGGAGAAAAATCCTCTAAGAGTTCTAGATTGTAAAGTTGATAAGTGTAAAGAGCTTACAAAAGATGCTCCAAGCATCATAGATTCATTAAATGATGAAGAGAGAGCTCACTACGAAACTGTAAAAAGATATTTAGATATTTTTGGTGTGAAGTATGTTGAAGATTCAAGACTTGTAAGAGGACTTGATTACTATTCAAGTACTGTTTATGAGATAGTAACTAATAAATTAGGAGCACAAGGAACTGTATTAGGTGGAGGAAGATACGACAACCTATTAAAACAGTTAGGAGATAAAGATATACCAGCTGTAGGATTTGCTGCAGGAGTAGAGAGAATGATGATGCTTCTTGAAGATTATCCTAAAAATAATCCAGATGTATATGTAGCTTGGTTAGGAGAGGCTACTCAAGAGTTTGGATTAAAAGTAGCTAAAGTATTAAGAGATAATGGAATAAAGACTTTCGTTGATTTTAATTCTAAAGGAATGAAATCTCATATGAAAAAAGCTGATAAATTAGCAGTTAACTACTGTATAATTATTGGTGAAGATGAGATGAATAAAGATGTAGTAGTATTGAAGGATTTTAATGCTAGAACTCAAGAAGAGATGAGCTTAGAAAAAGCTATTGAGATAATAAAAAAATAA